A single region of the Hippoglossus hippoglossus isolate fHipHip1 chromosome 17, fHipHip1.pri, whole genome shotgun sequence genome encodes:
- the snai2 gene encoding zinc finger protein SNAI2 — MPRSFLVKKHINSAKKPNYSELESTTVFFTPHIYKGLPLPVIPQPEILSPAAYSPITVWTTSSLPLSPLPSDLSPISGYPSSLSDTSSKDHSGSESPRSDEDERMLPKLTDAHGVEAEKFQCGLCSKSYSTYSGLLKHKQLHCDAQTRKSFSCKYCEKEYVSLGALKMHIRTHTLPCVCKICGKAFSRPWLLQGHIRTHTGEKPFSCPHCNRAFADRSNLRAHLQTHSDVKKYQCKNCSKTFSRMSLLHKHEESGCCVAH, encoded by the exons ATGCCACGCTCCTTTCTGGTCAAGAAACACATTAACTCCGCAAAGAAGCCAAACTATAGTGAGTTGGAAAGCACAACAG TGTTCTTCACGCCGCACATCTACAAGGGCCTGCCCCTGCCTGTCATCCCCCAGCCGGAGATCCTGAGCCCGGCAGCGTACAGCCCCATCACCGTGTGGACTACCAGCAGCCTGCCGCTGTCCCCGCTCCCCAGTGACCTCTCCCCCATCTCTGGATACCCCTCGTCGCTCTCAGACACCTCATCCAAAGACCACAGCGGCTCCGAGAGTCCGAGGAGCGATGAGGACGAGCGGATGCTGCCCAAGCTGACGGACGCGCACGGAGTGGAGGCAGAGAAATTCCAGTGTGGTCTGTGCAGCAAGTCCTACTCCACGTACTCTGGActgctcaaacacaaacagctacACTGCGACGCCCAAACGAGGAAATCCTTCAGCTGCAAATACTGCGAGAAGGAGTACGTCAGCCTCGGAGCTCTCAAAATGCACATCAGGACTCACACTTTGCCTTGTGTTTGCAAAATATGCGGGAAGGCATTCTCCAGACCGTGGCTGCTCCAAGGACACATCAGGACGCACACCG GAGAGAAGCCGTTCTCCTGCCCTCACTGCAACAGGGCGTTTGCGGACAGGTCCAATCTCAGGGCGCACCTACAGACCCATTCAGATGTGAAAAAATACCAATGCAAGAACTGCTCCAAAACCTTCTCCAGGATGTCTCTTCTGCACAAGCATGAGGAATCTGGTTGTTGTGTAGCACACTGA